From a region of the Lentilactobacillus curieae genome:
- a CDS encoding nucleoside hydrolase yields MAQKKMILDLDTGIDDAMAIAYAVASPEVDLIGIVGSYGNLYVEDGAINSLKILELLGVTDVPVYVGLSHSSEDDHFDRMPVSAQIHGENGIGEVELPAPSRPVESKNPDDAIDFLIDSVKKYGKDLILVPTGPLTNLDAAIQKDPSITKEIGNVTIMGGALTVPGNVSNVTEANIQQDAAAANRVFTSPLHLTMVGLDVTLRTLLTYKETQQWRDLGTKSGKAFADIVDYYIKAYEVTSPDLHGCALHDPFAVGVAINPDFVSCLDLNMYVTTDDKFYGRTVGDPARLSEPDTNVKVAVNANVDAYLNEFMNRLTGLFKEN; encoded by the coding sequence ATGGCCCAAAAGAAAATGATTCTTGATCTTGATACTGGTATTGATGACGCAATGGCAATCGCCTACGCAGTCGCTTCACCCGAAGTTGATCTAATCGGGATTGTTGGTTCATACGGAAACTTATACGTTGAAGATGGTGCAATCAACTCACTGAAAATTCTCGAATTACTTGGAGTAACCGATGTACCCGTGTACGTTGGTTTATCACATTCATCTGAAGATGATCACTTCGACAGAATGCCTGTTTCAGCACAGATTCATGGTGAAAATGGAATTGGTGAAGTTGAACTTCCAGCACCAAGTCGTCCGGTTGAATCAAAAAATCCAGACGATGCCATCGATTTCTTAATCGACTCAGTCAAAAAATACGGTAAAGATTTGATTTTAGTTCCAACGGGTCCATTAACTAACCTTGATGCTGCTATCCAAAAAGATCCTTCAATTACCAAAGAAATTGGTAATGTCACAATTATGGGTGGTGCATTAACAGTTCCTGGTAACGTATCTAACGTGACTGAAGCAAACATCCAACAAGATGCAGCTGCAGCTAACCGTGTATTTACCAGCCCACTCCACTTAACGATGGTTGGTCTTGATGTTACTTTGAGAACCCTATTAACTTATAAAGAAACTCAACAATGGCGTGACCTTGGCACGAAGTCAGGTAAGGCATTTGCTGATATCGTTGATTATTATATCAAAGCCTACGAAGTTACTAGCCCAGATTTGCACGGATGTGCTTTGCATGATCCATTTGCTGTTGGGGTTGCAATCAATCCCGACTTCGTTAGTTGCCTAGATTTGAATATGTACGTAACTACTGATGATAAGTTTTACGGTAGAACTGTTGGGGATCCAGCAAGACTTTCAGAACCTGACACCAATGTTAAAGTAGCGGTAAACGCTAATGTTGATGCATATCTAAATGAATTTATGAATCGTCTAACTGGACTATTCAAAGAAAATTAG
- a CDS encoding Cof-type HAD-IIB family hydrolase, whose translation MIALDLDNTLLTSEKTISKTNEAVLRDLHSKGIKVVLCTGRPINAIWHLIEQLDLLQDEDFTITFNGALVVHNRDKAELAKSGVDKAHWQILHDFAQEIGAPLDILDFEQVYSVTDLKHSLYEEQFHGQLKFDHMPFADLDDQKLYSKAVICDRPELLDEYETKFTPELKQNYHIVRSQPHIMEFLAPDMDKVVGLGKLLEHFGWNFSNLMTFGDASNDLGMIEHAKVGVAMANASDEVKNVSDAITLSNDDDGVAAFLKRKDTQELFK comes from the coding sequence ATGATTGCCCTTGATTTGGATAACACGTTATTAACTAGTGAAAAAACCATTTCAAAAACTAACGAAGCTGTACTTAGGGATTTACATAGTAAAGGAATCAAAGTAGTTTTGTGTACTGGTCGCCCAATTAATGCGATTTGGCACTTGATTGAACAACTTGATTTATTACAGGACGAGGACTTCACAATTACCTTCAATGGTGCGTTGGTGGTCCATAACCGCGATAAAGCTGAATTAGCTAAGAGCGGTGTAGATAAGGCTCATTGGCAAATTCTACATGATTTTGCCCAAGAAATTGGCGCCCCATTGGATATTCTGGACTTCGAGCAAGTGTACTCAGTGACTGACTTGAAACATTCTTTGTACGAAGAACAGTTCCATGGCCAATTGAAATTTGATCATATGCCATTTGCTGACTTAGATGATCAAAAATTGTATTCAAAGGCAGTGATTTGTGATCGGCCAGAATTATTGGACGAGTACGAAACTAAATTTACTCCAGAACTAAAGCAGAACTACCACATTGTTAGGTCACAACCACACATCATGGAATTTCTTGCTCCAGATATGGATAAAGTTGTGGGACTCGGAAAGTTACTTGAACACTTTGGTTGGAACTTTTCAAACTTGATGACATTTGGGGATGCTTCCAATGATCTTGGAATGATTGAGCACGCTAAAGTGGGGGTCGCAATGGCCAACGCTAGTGATGAGGTCAAAAATGTTAGTGATGCGATTACTTTGTCGAATGATGACGATGGTGTTGCTGCATTTTTAAAGAGAAAAGATACCCAGGAGCTGTTTAAATAA
- the spx gene encoding transcriptional regulator Spx, with protein sequence MLNLYVAQSSASSRKARAWLKGHNIEFKERNINSNPLSADEVKKLLRLTENGSEDIISTRSNIYKKLNLNLDDLSVSQLVNLVVKYSDLIKRPIIFDDHRIEVGFNEEEIRRFLPRSVREAELRELEAQMIG encoded by the coding sequence ATGTTAAATTTATATGTAGCACAAAGCAGTGCATCAAGTCGGAAAGCACGTGCATGGTTAAAGGGGCACAACATCGAATTCAAGGAAAGAAACATTAATTCTAATCCTTTGAGTGCTGATGAAGTGAAGAAACTATTGCGCTTAACCGAAAACGGTAGCGAGGACATCATTTCAACTCGCTCCAACATTTATAAGAAGTTGAATCTTAATTTAGATGATTTGTCAGTATCACAACTAGTAAACTTGGTTGTTAAATATTCCGATTTAATTAAGCGACCAATCATCTTTGATGATCACCGGATTGAAGTCGGATTTAACGAAGAAGAAATTCGTCGGTTTCTACCACGCAGTGTCAGGGAAGCTGAACTTCGTGAGCTTGAAGCTCAGATGATTGGATAA
- a CDS encoding cation:proton antiporter: protein METFYSVTLLIVAAIISNIIASAFDKIPLTFFEIACGFALSFLPLFHHYSLYPEMFMICIIAPLLYTDGTKANLKQFRTSLGQLFSMAVFLAIATAILMGILFHSLMTIVPLTLSIMLAAIITPTDSLALSSITTDIKIPHHVSGALENESLFNDASGIVVFNLAILTFSTGDFSLANGLASFSISFFGGIFIGLIVGLLFYSLQGFLISKSMDTSTVLVPLNLMSPIATYLVAEEFHASGILAVVAAGILHGLYSSRLRLTSTDVQLVIKASWQVVSSLLSGIVFVLLGVTIPTVISKMTQFSNHFLMELLVLAVVLYLGMLMIRFMWAKFNLVNLHPDTQTKNSTKDSFLIAIGGIHGTITLSMALSIPFTINGHDFPFRDEIIFVATIVILLSLVVPTFVLPLILDRRERHDDASFNSYRNQMVNYSIQQIRSDPTINLVDRNYVMDLLDSQKKQGTTNKKQVQEIMNQINSIQYQTIVETLGDNKIDRKLANFAARRFLVNPNRPGGIFKKIGFFIRLTISKRWARKAQRKFVERDPEEHKESRAALRDQLHALRAQIEDEAFSRVNEYLDEIESMENSNSVSFVRRSVTFRHMREDADHETDVQRNELLIKALQFEYQFVSERFRQGNIDKELSDRLNQSIATDQMVYLQSVETD from the coding sequence ATGGAAACGTTTTATTCTGTAACACTACTTATTGTGGCCGCAATTATTTCAAACATAATTGCCTCCGCATTTGATAAAATTCCGCTAACATTTTTCGAAATTGCTTGCGGTTTTGCACTATCATTTCTGCCATTATTCCACCATTATTCACTATATCCTGAGATGTTTATGATCTGCATAATCGCTCCATTATTATACACAGACGGTACAAAAGCCAATCTAAAACAATTTCGAACTTCACTAGGCCAACTGTTTTCAATGGCTGTGTTTCTTGCCATTGCTACTGCAATATTAATGGGAATCCTCTTTCATTCACTAATGACGATTGTTCCACTAACATTGTCAATCATGTTGGCAGCTATCATCACCCCGACTGATTCACTGGCCTTATCATCTATCACTACAGACATTAAAATTCCCCACCATGTTTCTGGAGCCCTTGAAAATGAATCGTTATTTAACGACGCATCGGGGATCGTTGTTTTTAACTTAGCTATCCTAACCTTTTCAACTGGTGATTTCTCCTTAGCAAATGGATTGGCAAGTTTTTCAATCAGCTTCTTTGGGGGAATTTTTATCGGCCTCATTGTTGGATTATTATTTTATTCCTTACAAGGATTTTTAATTTCAAAATCGATGGATACCTCAACCGTTTTGGTTCCATTAAACTTAATGTCACCAATCGCTACATATTTAGTCGCTGAAGAATTTCATGCTTCCGGAATCTTAGCAGTTGTTGCCGCAGGAATTCTACATGGCCTTTACTCTAGCCGTCTACGTTTAACTTCAACTGATGTTCAATTGGTTATCAAAGCCTCGTGGCAAGTTGTTAGCAGCTTGTTATCTGGAATTGTGTTTGTCTTGCTGGGAGTCACCATTCCAACTGTGATTTCGAAAATGACCCAGTTCTCCAACCATTTCTTGATGGAGTTGTTAGTGTTAGCCGTTGTCCTATATCTTGGAATGCTAATGATTAGATTTATGTGGGCTAAATTTAATTTAGTAAATCTCCATCCAGATACCCAAACTAAGAACTCTACCAAAGATTCATTCTTAATTGCCATCGGCGGAATTCACGGAACCATTACGCTATCAATGGCGTTATCAATTCCCTTTACTATCAATGGCCACGACTTTCCGTTCAGAGATGAAATCATTTTCGTCGCCACCATTGTAATTTTATTAAGTTTAGTAGTTCCAACATTTGTCCTCCCACTAATACTAGACAGACGAGAACGCCATGATGACGCTAGCTTCAACAGTTATCGAAACCAAATGGTCAATTACAGTATTCAGCAGATTCGCTCTGATCCAACAATTAACCTAGTTGACCGCAACTATGTAATGGATTTACTTGATAGCCAAAAGAAACAAGGAACTACCAACAAAAAACAGGTTCAAGAAATTATGAACCAAATTAATTCCATTCAGTACCAAACCATCGTAGAAACTTTGGGAGATAATAAGATTGATCGGAAATTGGCAAACTTTGCCGCCCGAAGATTTTTGGTAAACCCAAACCGTCCTGGTGGCATTTTTAAAAAGATTGGTTTCTTCATTAGGTTAACAATTTCAAAACGGTGGGCAAGAAAAGCCCAACGAAAATTCGTTGAGCGTGATCCAGAAGAGCACAAAGAAAGCCGTGCTGCTCTAAGAGATCAACTTCATGCGTTGCGTGCGCAGATTGAAGATGAAGCATTTAGCAGGGTAAATGAGTACCTTGATGAAATCGAAAGCATGGAGAACAGTAACTCAGTAAGCTTTGTCCGCCGCTCCGTTACCTTCCGCCACATGCGAGAAGATGCCGATCATGAAACCGATGTTCAACGCAATGAACTACTGATTAAAGCACTTCAATTTGAGTATCAATTCGTTTCAGAACGGTTTAGACAAGGTAACATTGATAAGGAACTTTCAGATCGACTAAATCAAAGCATTGCTACCGACCAAATGGTTTATTTACAGTCGGTTGAAACTGATTAA
- a CDS encoding bifunctional metallophosphatase/5'-nucleotidase, protein MKITILCTSDTHGFIEPTNYVDKGLNKPFGIGKAASAIRDYKQHHKDEKIIVVDNGDFLEGSPLSYYAAKKADDTDRHIYTECYNEVGYELGTIGNHEFDYGLSYLRDVMRQSHRKFICANIVDHNNQPMLGKPYEIVDFGPCKIGFLGLSTTSTKKWKNVNDLDDFNLVSEIDTAEKYIPEIKKQADFVVVVYHGGFERDHTGNWNDINPGENKGYDLLSQFPEIDALISGHQHRKIESHLFKKPIVQPGFRGEFIGRITLNVSASEKRITKSESELISVADYPVHERISKTVTPLAKDVAHWLDHPLSRIQGDLSFLDPFTARTEDSSFIEFIQKVQMEKMGVDISATALYNNEAHGFANPITMRNIITNYVYPNTLVVSEISGADLKGALEVSAEYFALKGGKVVVNEKFIFPKHRYYNYDMYEGVDYTLDISKPVGSRVTKLEYHGEPVSPEQKLRVVLNRYRANGGGHYPMFTKDKIVKTDDTIISQIFLEYLKKHPVIEATNNHNFNVISGKK, encoded by the coding sequence ATGAAAATAACAATTCTTTGTACTAGTGATACACATGGGTTCATTGAACCTACTAATTATGTTGATAAGGGCTTAAATAAACCGTTTGGAATTGGAAAAGCAGCCAGTGCCATTCGGGATTATAAGCAGCACCATAAAGACGAAAAAATCATTGTAGTCGACAATGGGGACTTTTTAGAGGGCTCTCCATTGTCTTATTATGCTGCCAAAAAAGCTGACGATACTGATCGACACATCTACACCGAATGTTACAACGAAGTGGGTTATGAGTTAGGAACGATTGGCAACCATGAATTTGATTACGGCTTAAGCTATTTGCGAGACGTAATGCGTCAATCACATAGAAAATTCATCTGCGCCAATATCGTTGATCATAATAACCAACCAATGTTAGGGAAACCATACGAAATTGTGGATTTTGGCCCGTGTAAAATCGGTTTCCTAGGTCTAAGCACCACCAGTACCAAAAAGTGGAAAAACGTAAACGACCTAGATGACTTTAACTTAGTGTCAGAAATTGATACTGCAGAAAAATATATTCCTGAAATAAAAAAGCAAGCTGACTTTGTCGTCGTTGTTTATCATGGTGGCTTTGAACGTGACCATACTGGCAACTGGAACGATATTAATCCTGGAGAGAACAAAGGCTATGATTTGCTAAGCCAATTTCCAGAGATTGACGCCTTAATTTCTGGTCATCAACACAGGAAGATTGAAAGCCATTTATTCAAAAAACCAATTGTTCAGCCAGGATTCCGGGGTGAATTTATCGGTAGAATCACCCTTAACGTATCCGCTTCAGAAAAGCGAATTACCAAAAGCGAATCAGAATTAATCAGTGTGGCTGATTATCCCGTCCATGAAAGAATTAGTAAAACAGTAACCCCTCTTGCTAAAGATGTTGCTCATTGGCTAGACCACCCCCTTTCAAGAATCCAAGGCGATTTATCATTCCTAGATCCGTTTACAGCTAGAACTGAAGATTCTTCATTCATTGAATTTATTCAAAAGGTCCAAATGGAAAAGATGGGCGTCGACATCTCAGCAACGGCTCTATACAATAACGAAGCCCATGGATTTGCGAACCCAATTACCATGCGCAACATCATTACCAACTATGTTTATCCCAACACATTAGTGGTATCTGAAATTTCGGGTGCGGACCTAAAGGGAGCCCTTGAAGTTTCAGCTGAATACTTCGCTTTAAAGGGTGGCAAAGTTGTCGTTAACGAAAAATTCATTTTTCCAAAACACCGCTATTATAATTATGATATGTACGAAGGCGTTGACTACACTTTAGACATTTCCAAACCCGTTGGCAGTCGCGTGACCAAGCTCGAATATCACGGCGAACCAGTAAGCCCAGAACAAAAACTGCGAGTAGTGCTTAATCGTTATCGGGCCAACGGTGGTGGTCACTACCCCATGTTTACCAAAGATAAAATCGTCAAAACAGATGATACAATCATCTCGCAGATTTTCCTCGAGTATTTAAAGAAACATCCAGTAATCGAAGCAACCAATAACCATAACTTCAACGTGATTTCTGGGAAAAAGTAA
- a CDS encoding rhodanese-like domain-containing protein, with the protein MMDSINSNDFYTKETSTPVPLIDVRETDEFAEAHIPGAVNLPLSTLNTNFSQLDHDTHYYIICRSGRRSQLASQFLSANGYSVTNVEGGMLAWKGSVA; encoded by the coding sequence ATGATGGATTCAATTAATAGCAATGACTTTTACACCAAGGAAACTTCAACCCCTGTACCACTTATTGACGTTCGTGAAACAGATGAATTCGCAGAGGCGCACATCCCAGGTGCCGTCAACCTACCACTTAGTACCTTAAACACTAATTTTAGTCAGCTTGATCACGATACTCACTACTACATCATTTGCCGTTCGGGTCGCCGTTCTCAATTGGCTAGTCAATTCTTATCAGCCAACGGTTACTCTGTAACTAACGTTGAGGGCGGAATGCTCGCATGGAAAGGATCTGTTGCTTAA
- a CDS encoding metal-sensitive transcriptional regulator has translation MAEQQSVINRLKRVEGQLRGVQKMIADDSDCLKVINQLSAIRSSVDRTIGVIVAENLKDCLENPENDTTAQEQKINEAIKLIIKK, from the coding sequence ATGGCAGAACAACAATCAGTCATAAATCGCTTAAAACGAGTTGAAGGCCAACTCAGAGGCGTTCAAAAAATGATTGCTGATGATTCTGACTGCCTAAAAGTAATCAACCAGTTAAGTGCGATTCGCTCAAGTGTTGATCGTACAATTGGGGTTATCGTTGCTGAGAATCTAAAAGATTGTTTGGAAAATCCTGAAAATGATACCACTGCCCAAGAACAAAAAATCAATGAAGCAATCAAACTAATCATCAAAAAATAA
- the rny gene encoding ribonuclease Y has product MILIIGLAIIAAVVAGVAGMKLEQKKHAQQIEQAKQQADKIIENAKSDAQSVKTEVINEGKQRAQEYRASMNEELDSYEADNRTRQSRIDQRNHGIEQTKQRLDQMHTNLAEQQVELDEAKNEIKELTDKQHLLETERKVALQNNAKLSYEAATEQIIDQLKIDLKRDRDVELRYQNDEAKVIAPKMARRIADDAIQRGPVDYPREHVEHSVVLPDKGTKQKLLGRENTNLRYIETLTGVDIVFDRNEPLMLHVVTSDPLRREIARTVIGNLMVTRQINSQTIEQQVETASTNLMTEIRKTGEDVATGLHIGFVHPDEMKILGRLKYRTSYGQNVLNHSIEVAKIAGLLAAEFGLDVQIAKRAGLFHDIGKAIDHDVDGTHVELGVQIAETYGEDERVINSIASHHGDVDVTTPIAHLVAAGDSISGGRPGARSESVEEYINRLRSLEKIARQQQGVKDSFAIQAGREVRVMVDPNKVDDAKNQELSKQIKDQIEDELTYPGKIKVTLIRSFKAVSYVGADKKKKKRRA; this is encoded by the coding sequence GTGATATTAATAATTGGATTAGCAATTATCGCAGCTGTGGTTGCTGGAGTTGCGGGGATGAAGCTTGAGCAAAAGAAGCACGCTCAGCAAATTGAGCAAGCAAAGCAACAAGCTGATAAAATCATTGAAAATGCCAAGTCAGACGCACAGAGCGTTAAGACCGAGGTAATAAATGAAGGTAAACAACGTGCTCAAGAGTATCGAGCCTCAATGAATGAGGAACTTGATAGTTATGAGGCGGATAACCGTACTCGCCAGTCTCGGATTGACCAAAGGAATCATGGGATTGAGCAAACCAAGCAGCGACTTGATCAAATGCATACAAATTTGGCTGAACAACAAGTTGAACTTGATGAAGCTAAAAATGAAATCAAGGAATTGACCGACAAACAGCATTTATTGGAAACTGAGCGGAAAGTTGCGTTACAAAATAACGCTAAACTTAGTTATGAAGCTGCTACGGAACAAATCATCGACCAATTAAAGATTGATTTGAAACGTGACCGTGACGTTGAACTTCGTTACCAAAATGATGAAGCAAAAGTAATTGCACCTAAAATGGCTAGAAGGATTGCGGATGACGCAATCCAGCGTGGACCAGTTGATTATCCGCGGGAACATGTAGAACATTCTGTTGTGCTACCAGACAAGGGCACTAAACAGAAACTACTTGGTCGTGAAAATACCAACTTAAGGTACATTGAAACCCTGACTGGAGTTGACATTGTCTTTGACCGAAACGAACCGTTAATGCTTCATGTGGTAACCTCTGATCCGTTGAGAAGAGAAATCGCTAGAACTGTTATTGGAAACTTGATGGTTACCAGACAAATTAATTCACAGACGATTGAACAACAAGTTGAAACTGCATCAACCAATCTAATGACAGAAATTCGCAAGACTGGTGAGGATGTTGCTACTGGCCTTCACATCGGATTTGTTCATCCTGATGAGATGAAGATTCTAGGTAGGCTCAAGTACCGGACAAGTTATGGTCAAAATGTATTGAACCACTCGATTGAAGTAGCTAAAATTGCAGGTTTGTTGGCCGCTGAATTTGGGCTCGATGTTCAAATTGCAAAACGGGCCGGCCTATTCCATGATATTGGAAAGGCGATTGACCATGATGTTGATGGAACTCACGTTGAACTTGGAGTTCAAATAGCTGAAACCTATGGTGAAGACGAGCGAGTAATTAATTCAATCGCTTCTCATCATGGTGATGTTGACGTTACCACCCCAATCGCCCACTTAGTTGCGGCAGGGGATTCAATTTCTGGAGGCCGTCCAGGTGCCAGAAGTGAGTCGGTTGAAGAGTATATCAATCGTCTTCGGAGTCTTGAAAAGATTGCCAGACAACAACAAGGGGTTAAAGATAGTTTTGCCATTCAGGCAGGTCGTGAGGTCCGCGTGATGGTTGATCCAAATAAAGTGGATGACGCTAAAAACCAAGAGTTATCCAAGCAGATAAAGGATCAAATTGAGGATGAACTTACTTATCCAGGTAAGATCAAAGTTACTTTGATTCGCAGTTTTAAAGCAGTATCGTACGTTGGTGCTGACAAGAAGAAAAAGAAAAGGCGTGCCTAA
- a CDS encoding alpha/beta hydrolase gives MKKKTKVITIGASALAVVAAGLFGAGMYFYNVAVVPAPKTFLSKDKPIRKNSPAYPAHKWYQDVEKDKWYETSAGQNLKLDANYIPAAKKTNKTVLVAHGFMSNKNKMFSYAYMFHNLGYNVLLPDARGHGQSQGDYIGFGWPERLDYLKWIKQVVNKNGEDSQIVVFGVSMGGATTMMVSGDEGLPKQVKTFVEDCGYTTAYDEIAYQAKSMYSLPKFPLVDIVSLITQAKDGYNFKQASALKQVAKNHRPMMFIHGSRDKFVPTKMVYPLYHATKGPKELLIVKGAAHAQSYDKNPKLYTEKVSAFLNKYVK, from the coding sequence ATGAAAAAGAAAACCAAAGTAATTACAATTGGCGCCTCTGCGTTAGCCGTTGTAGCAGCCGGCCTGTTTGGAGCAGGGATGTACTTCTATAACGTGGCGGTCGTTCCTGCGCCTAAGACATTCTTGTCAAAGGACAAGCCAATCCGCAAGAATAGTCCAGCATATCCTGCCCATAAATGGTACCAGGATGTAGAAAAGGATAAGTGGTATGAGACTTCAGCTGGCCAGAATTTAAAATTGGATGCTAATTACATACCGGCAGCTAAGAAAACAAACAAGACGGTGCTGGTTGCTCATGGTTTCATGAGTAATAAGAACAAAATGTTTTCGTATGCCTACATGTTTCATAATTTGGGATACAATGTTTTGCTGCCAGATGCTAGGGGCCATGGGCAAAGTCAGGGTGACTATATTGGGTTTGGATGGCCTGAACGTCTAGACTATTTAAAGTGGATCAAACAAGTTGTCAATAAGAATGGCGAGGACTCGCAAATTGTTGTGTTTGGTGTCAGCATGGGTGGCGCGACAACAATGATGGTCAGTGGGGATGAAGGGTTGCCAAAACAGGTCAAAACCTTTGTTGAAGATTGTGGTTACACTACTGCCTACGATGAAATTGCTTACCAGGCTAAATCAATGTACAGTTTGCCTAAATTTCCACTAGTAGATATTGTTAGCCTGATTACTCAGGCCAAGGATGGCTATAACTTTAAGCAAGCGAGTGCTTTGAAACAAGTGGCAAAGAATCACCGACCAATGATGTTCATTCATGGATCTAGAGACAAGTTTGTACCAACAAAAATGGTCTACCCGCTCTATCATGCTACAAAGGGGCCAAAAGAATTATTGATTGTAAAGGGAGCTGCTCACGCCCAGTCCTACGACAAGAACCCAAAGTTATATACAGAAAAGGTGAGTGCATTCCTAAACAAGTATGTTAAATAG
- a CDS encoding helix-turn-helix domain-containing protein — MFSERLRALRTGQHLTLEGLASELNKMFPTDKQHENTPAQIGNWERGVRTPSYLEVQKLAKYFDVTMDYITGLSENTTYDLGRLFISDKDLTFNGQTISSADRYEVYQLISGYLHGKENRSVKPGFQNGFQEQLDLNINDN; from the coding sequence ATGTTTTCTGAACGACTGAGAGCGCTCCGTACTGGGCAACACCTTACGTTAGAGGGGTTGGCTAGCGAATTGAATAAAATGTTTCCAACTGACAAGCAGCATGAAAACACCCCTGCTCAAATTGGAAACTGGGAACGAGGGGTCAGGACTCCCTCATATCTGGAAGTTCAAAAGCTCGCAAAGTATTTTGACGTCACAATGGACTACATCACGGGCTTATCAGAAAACACCACTTACGATTTAGGCCGACTATTTATCTCCGATAAGGATTTAACTTTCAACGGCCAAACAATTTCTTCTGCCGATCGTTATGAAGTATACCAACTTATTTCTGGATACTTACATGGTAAAGAAAATCGCAGTGTTAAACCTGGGTTCCAAAATGGATTTCAAGAACAGTTGGACCTTAACATCAATGACAATTAA